A single window of Methylacidimicrobium sp. AP8 DNA harbors:
- the folE2 gene encoding GTP cyclohydrolase FolE2 has product MSHKSQGTLLADCQSQQDYRRIRIDRVGVKGFRHPIEVRDRSFATQATVATVSLLVDLPHHFKGTHMSRFVEVLNAHGRLIHVKNLFSIVHALQKRLDAEVAHLIMDFPYFVEKKAPVTTAAGLVDYQVRFEAAACGPQTDFVMTVVVPVTTLCPCSKAISDRGAHNQRGYVTVSIRSGEPIWIEEIIELVEGSASSPIYSLLKRPDEKFVTEHAYDHPVFVEDLVRNVAVRLNARGDILWYRVEAENMESIHNHAAYALVEKQPGANGSHAS; this is encoded by the coding sequence ATGAGCCACAAGAGCCAAGGAACACTTCTCGCCGACTGTCAGAGCCAGCAGGATTATCGGCGGATCCGGATCGATCGTGTCGGCGTCAAAGGGTTCCGGCACCCGATCGAGGTTCGCGATCGGAGCTTCGCCACGCAGGCGACGGTGGCCACCGTCAGCCTTCTGGTCGATCTTCCCCACCATTTCAAGGGAACGCATATGAGCAGGTTCGTGGAAGTGCTCAACGCTCATGGACGGCTCATCCACGTCAAGAATCTCTTCTCCATCGTTCACGCGCTCCAGAAACGGCTCGACGCCGAGGTGGCGCATTTGATTATGGATTTTCCGTATTTCGTCGAAAAGAAGGCTCCTGTGACCACCGCGGCCGGGCTGGTCGACTACCAGGTGCGCTTCGAAGCCGCAGCCTGCGGCCCGCAAACCGATTTCGTCATGACGGTGGTCGTCCCAGTCACCACGCTCTGTCCCTGCTCCAAGGCGATCAGCGACCGGGGTGCGCACAACCAGCGGGGATATGTGACCGTCTCGATCCGATCCGGCGAGCCGATTTGGATCGAAGAGATCATCGAGCTCGTCGAGGGCTCGGCGAGCAGCCCGATCTATTCCCTGCTCAAGCGGCCCGACGAAAAATTCGTGACCGAGCACGCCTACGATCATCCGGTATTTGTCGAAGATCTGGTGCGCAACGTGGCCGTCCGCTTGAACGCGCGCGGCGATATCCTCTGGTATCGGGTGGAAGCCGAGAACATGGAGAGCATCCATAATCATGCGGCCTACGCCCTGGTCGAGAAGCAGCCGGGAGCCAACGGCTCGCACGCGTCTTAG